A portion of the Candidatus Krumholzibacteriia bacterium genome contains these proteins:
- a CDS encoding DUF4126 domain-containing protein: MPDTIVSIMIGAGLAAACGFRVFVPFLVLSIAARFGHVPLSSGFEWIASTPALVAFASATVLEVGAYYVPWLDNALDTLATPAAILAGVAVTAAVVTDLPPVVRWGVAIIAGAGMAGTVQSATVLTRLKSSVVTGGVANPAVSTGETAGSVTASVLAVLVPVIGFILITGLLVFLFSAARRMARARLDR, from the coding sequence GTGCCGGACACCATCGTCAGCATCATGATCGGGGCGGGCCTCGCGGCGGCGTGCGGATTCCGTGTTTTCGTTCCCTTCCTCGTGCTCAGCATTGCCGCCCGGTTCGGACACGTACCGCTATCGTCGGGTTTCGAGTGGATCGCGTCCACGCCGGCACTGGTGGCCTTCGCCAGCGCGACCGTGCTCGAGGTGGGCGCGTACTACGTCCCCTGGCTGGACAATGCGCTCGACACCCTCGCCACGCCGGCCGCGATTCTGGCCGGGGTCGCGGTGACCGCCGCGGTGGTCACGGATCTACCCCCCGTCGTGCGCTGGGGGGTGGCGATCATCGCCGGCGCGGGGATGGCGGGAACGGTGCAGAGCGCCACCGTGCTCACCCGCCTCAAGTCCAGCGTCGTCACCGGTGGCGTTGCGAATCCGGCCGTTTCCACCGGCGAAACGGCAGGGTCCGTCACCGCGTCGGTGCTCGCGGTGCTGGTGCCGGTGATCGGTTTCATCCTGATCACCGGTTTGCTGGTGTTTCTGTTCTCGGCGGCGCGGCGCATGGCACGCGCGCGTCTGGATCGGTGA
- a CDS encoding DEAD/DEAH box helicase: MPFSGFKLHANLLRGVKELGFQRPTPIQADAIPPALEGRDVLACAMTGSGKTVAFLLPILNDLIEKPRGTTRALILTPTRELAAQILEDLNDLAVHTPITGATVYGGVGMGPQEHAFRSGADVIIATPGRLLDHFDYPYAKLRGLELIVLDEADRMLDMGFLPDIQRVLRHVPKPRQTLFFSATMPAPIGNLAQRMLKNPVEINLARQSAPAVGITQAVYPVAQELKAHLLLALLQRGDLEDALVFTRTKHRADRVADFLIKKGVSAERIHGNRSQNQRTQALAGFKSGRHQVLVATDIAARGIDVEELGHVINFDVPKMAEDYIHRVGRTARAEMTGDAFTFVSPQEEADLRRIERELGKRLPRVIVPDFDYTARPERKLELSNSERRAERSARPSSRRPSRGTGSGSGRGGSGSGSGSGSGSRKRKTPSRPSAPASGPSRSGGSRPPARSGRSKRRGRSW, from the coding sequence GTGCCCTTTTCCGGTTTCAAGTTGCATGCGAATCTCCTCCGTGGCGTAAAGGAACTCGGTTTCCAGCGCCCCACCCCCATCCAGGCGGACGCCATTCCGCCCGCGCTCGAAGGGCGCGATGTGCTGGCGTGCGCGATGACGGGCAGCGGCAAGACGGTGGCCTTCCTGCTGCCGATCCTGAACGATCTCATCGAGAAGCCGCGCGGCACCACGCGCGCGCTCATTCTCACCCCCACGCGCGAACTCGCCGCGCAGATCCTCGAGGACTTGAACGACCTCGCGGTGCATACCCCCATCACCGGGGCGACGGTCTACGGCGGCGTGGGCATGGGCCCCCAGGAACACGCGTTCCGCAGCGGCGCGGACGTCATCATCGCCACCCCGGGGCGGCTGCTGGATCACTTCGACTACCCGTACGCGAAGCTGCGCGGGCTGGAACTGATCGTCCTGGATGAGGCGGACCGCATGCTCGACATGGGGTTTTTGCCCGACATCCAGCGCGTGTTGCGCCACGTGCCCAAGCCCCGGCAGACGCTGTTCTTCAGCGCGACCATGCCGGCGCCCATCGGCAACCTCGCGCAGCGCATGCTCAAGAATCCGGTGGAGATCAACCTGGCGCGGCAGAGCGCACCCGCCGTGGGGATCACCCAGGCGGTGTACCCGGTGGCGCAGGAGCTCAAGGCGCACCTGTTGCTCGCGCTGCTGCAGCGCGGCGACCTCGAAGACGCGCTGGTCTTTACCCGCACCAAACACCGCGCGGATCGCGTGGCCGACTTCCTGATCAAGAAGGGCGTGTCCGCCGAACGCATACACGGCAACCGCTCGCAGAACCAGCGCACGCAGGCGCTGGCCGGTTTCAAGAGCGGCCGGCACCAGGTGCTGGTTGCCACCGACATCGCGGCGCGCGGTATCGACGTGGAGGAACTCGGGCACGTGATCAACTTCGACGTACCCAAGATGGCCGAGGACTACATCCACCGCGTGGGCCGCACCGCCCGGGCCGAGATGACGGGCGACGCGTTCACCTTCGTGTCCCCGCAGGAGGAGGCGGACCTGCGGCGCATCGAACGGGAGCTGGGCAAGAGACTGCCGCGCGTCATCGTACCGGACTTCGACTACACCGCCCGGCCGGAGCGCAAACTCGAGCTGTCCAACAGCGAGCGTCGCGCCGAGCGGAGCGCGCGCCCGAGTTCACGGCGGCCATCGCGCGGCACCGGTTCCGGCTCGGGACGTGGGGGCTCCGGATCCGGCTCGGGGTCGGGCTCCGGATCGCGCAAGCGCAAGACGCCGTCGCGGCCCTCCGCCCCGGCGTCGGGCCCGTCGCGTTCCGGTGGCTCCAGGCCGCCCGCGCGCAGCGGCCGCTCGAAACGCAGGGGCCGCAGCTGGTAG
- a CDS encoding PspC domain-containing protein, producing MPQGTLRKSNDRVIAGVCGGLAEWLGWPANRTRLAYVVLSVLSAAFPGALVYVILWIAMPDADA from the coding sequence ATGCCCCAGGGAACCCTCCGCAAATCGAACGACCGCGTCATCGCCGGGGTGTGCGGCGGCCTCGCCGAGTGGCTCGGCTGGCCCGCCAACCGAACGCGTCTCGCGTACGTGGTTCTCTCCGTTTTGAGCGCGGCGTTTCCCGGCGCGCTGGTCTACGTGATCCTCTGGATCGCGATGCCCGACGCCGACGCGTAG
- a CDS encoding VOC family protein, translated as MDIANDPSEFRLATSASVGYVHLRVSDLDRSLAFYLDVLGLRMVSGGPSTATLSANGRGPGLIVLTEKKDAPPREPHSTGLYHVAIRVPSRRSLAMVIRHLGDVKWRIDGFADHDVSEAVYLADPDGNGLEVYADRPAELWPFRNGQVEMITVPLDLDSVLAELSDWPGDWGGIDSAARIGHVHLRVSDLARTEAFYHAVLGMSVTQRSIEGALFLAAGGYHHHVGANVWSSSGGPRPPADALGLISYSILLPDAASLDLLAARLAAAAAPARSQDSGRIRTADPDGNFVELVIA; from the coding sequence ATGGATATTGCCAACGACCCTTCCGAATTCCGGCTGGCGACAAGCGCGAGCGTCGGGTACGTGCACCTTCGCGTGAGTGATCTGGACCGATCGCTGGCGTTCTACCTGGACGTGCTGGGCCTGCGCATGGTGAGCGGGGGGCCGAGCACCGCGACGCTGTCTGCCAATGGGCGCGGGCCGGGGTTGATCGTGCTCACCGAAAAGAAGGACGCTCCGCCGCGGGAGCCGCACAGCACCGGTCTCTACCACGTGGCCATCCGGGTGCCGTCGCGGCGTTCTCTCGCCATGGTGATCCGCCACCTCGGCGATGTGAAGTGGCGCATCGACGGATTCGCGGACCACGACGTCAGCGAGGCGGTCTACCTGGCCGACCCGGACGGGAATGGTCTCGAGGTCTACGCCGATCGGCCCGCGGAGTTGTGGCCGTTTCGCAACGGCCAGGTGGAGATGATCACGGTTCCGCTGGATCTCGATTCGGTGCTGGCCGAGCTCTCGGACTGGCCGGGCGATTGGGGTGGAATCGATAGCGCCGCGCGCATCGGCCACGTCCACCTGCGGGTATCGGATCTTGCCCGGACGGAGGCGTTCTATCACGCGGTTCTGGGCATGAGCGTCACCCAGCGCTCCATCGAGGGCGCGCTCTTCCTGGCGGCCGGTGGTTACCATCACCACGTGGGCGCCAACGTGTGGTCGAGCAGCGGGGGCCCGCGCCCGCCGGCCGACGCGCTGGGATTGATCTCCTACAGTATCCTACTGCCCGACGCCGCGTCACTGGACCTGCTCGCGGCCCGTCTGGCCGCGGCCGCCGCGCCTGCCCGCTCGCAGGACTCCGGCCGCATCCGCACCGCGGATCCGGACGGAAACTTCGTGGAACTCGTCATCGCCTGA
- a CDS encoding methyltransferase domain-containing protein → MTQSNEYVLGTNDAELVRLGLQHRLWSREAFDLWERAGIGPGARVLDVGCGPGHATFDLAQLVTHAGRVVAVDESDRFIRYLTAQAEVRGVINVEASVQDVQGLQVPERSVDFAYARWLLCFTPRPDDVVAGVARALKPGGRFLVQDYTHWQALFLSPPGEAFHEVMRATDRAWRESGGDSEIGRRLPAMFERNGLRVESIRPLQRIARPDEPLWQWPTSFFSNWVPALVARGLLTPGVHEAFMKEWDVRSRDENAFFWTPSMLEIIGRRETGDPHAA, encoded by the coding sequence ATGACCCAATCCAACGAATACGTTCTTGGCACCAACGACGCGGAACTCGTGCGCCTGGGTCTTCAGCACCGTCTGTGGAGCCGTGAGGCGTTCGATCTGTGGGAACGCGCGGGCATAGGCCCGGGTGCGCGCGTGCTTGATGTGGGCTGCGGTCCCGGTCACGCGACGTTCGACCTCGCCCAGCTCGTCACCCACGCCGGCCGGGTGGTTGCGGTGGACGAGTCCGACCGCTTCATTCGCTATCTCACCGCGCAGGCCGAGGTGCGGGGCGTGATCAACGTCGAGGCGAGTGTGCAGGACGTGCAGGGGTTGCAGGTTCCCGAGCGAAGCGTGGATTTTGCCTATGCGCGCTGGTTGCTGTGCTTCACACCGCGGCCGGACGACGTGGTTGCGGGTGTGGCGCGCGCGCTCAAGCCGGGGGGGCGCTTCCTGGTGCAGGACTACACCCACTGGCAGGCGCTGTTTCTGTCGCCGCCGGGCGAGGCCTTCCATGAGGTCATGCGCGCAACCGACCGCGCGTGGCGTGAGTCGGGGGGCGACTCGGAAATCGGCCGGCGTCTGCCGGCGATGTTCGAGAGAAACGGCCTGCGCGTGGAGTCCATCCGCCCGTTGCAGCGTATCGCTCGCCCCGACGAGCCACTGTGGCAGTGGCCGACGTCTTTCTTTTCCAACTGGGTGCCGGCGCTGGTGGCACGCGGGCTGTTGACACCCGGCGTGCACGAGGCCTTCATGAAGGAGTGGGACGTGCGGTCGCGCGACGAGAACGCGTTCTTCTGGACGCCGTCGATGCTGGAGATCATCGGCCGCCGCGAAACCGGCGACCCGCACGCGGCCTAA
- a CDS encoding GIY-YIG nuclease family protein, with amino-acid sequence MPGPWFVYILRCSDRTLYTGVTNDTDKRVADHNAGRGARYTRARLPVRLVYVEQVEDRGAALRRENEIKRLRAADKRALVGREKRR; translated from the coding sequence ATGCCGGGGCCGTGGTTCGTCTACATTCTGCGCTGTTCTGACCGCACGCTCTACACCGGTGTGACCAACGACACCGACAAGCGGGTGGCCGACCATAACGCGGGGCGCGGTGCCCGCTACACCCGCGCCCGGCTTCCGGTACGCCTGGTGTACGTGGAGCAGGTTGAGGATCGCGGCGCGGCACTGCGGCGCGAGAACGAGATCAAACGACTGCGCGCGGCGGACAAGCGCGCGCTGGTCGGCAGGGAGAAGCGACGATGA
- a CDS encoding YccF domain-containing protein, protein MSVFGNILWIFLGGGLLLFIEYIIGGVLLCLTIIGIPFGIQCFKLGMLALLPFGRRVEDGPAASGCLTVIMNVLWFLCGGVEVVLTHLLFGLLCAITIVGIPFAKQHGKLAALALTPFGHTIR, encoded by the coding sequence ATGAGCGTGTTCGGCAACATCCTCTGGATCTTCCTCGGCGGAGGGCTGCTGCTCTTCATCGAGTACATCATCGGTGGCGTGCTCCTGTGCCTGACCATCATCGGCATCCCGTTTGGCATCCAGTGCTTCAAGCTCGGGATGCTGGCGCTCTTGCCGTTTGGGCGACGCGTGGAGGACGGGCCCGCCGCCTCCGGGTGCCTGACCGTCATCATGAACGTGCTGTGGTTTCTGTGCGGCGGAGTGGAGGTGGTCCTGACGCACCTGCTGTTCGGGCTCCTGTGCGCCATCACCATCGTGGGCATCCCTTTCGCGAAGCAGCACGGCAAGCTGGCCGCCCTGGCCCTGACCCCCTTCGGGCACACCATTCGCTAG
- a CDS encoding GNAT family N-acetyltransferase — MKKKKASAAGGKKKASPAFKLQPATAKDRVVWKAMRADMYAGLDDSFHDREIKLILASRDRKCLFVRAPNRDIVGFLEVSLRNLVDGCLGGPVGYIEGVYLVPEYRGLGLGGALTDAAAAWFASRGCRDMATDTEIDNEDAQKFWSELGFEETWRVVQYRKPIAAAPGKKSRPRR, encoded by the coding sequence GTGAAGAAGAAGAAAGCCAGTGCCGCCGGCGGCAAGAAGAAAGCGTCTCCGGCGTTCAAGCTGCAGCCGGCCACCGCGAAAGATCGCGTGGTGTGGAAGGCCATGCGTGCCGATATGTATGCGGGGCTCGACGATTCCTTCCACGACCGTGAGATCAAGCTGATTCTCGCGTCGCGGGACCGCAAGTGCCTCTTCGTGCGCGCGCCCAACCGCGACATCGTGGGCTTCCTGGAGGTGTCCCTGCGCAATCTCGTGGATGGGTGCCTGGGCGGCCCGGTCGGCTACATCGAGGGCGTCTACCTGGTGCCGGAGTACCGTGGTCTCGGACTGGGCGGGGCCCTCACCGACGCGGCCGCGGCGTGGTTCGCCTCCAGGGGCTGCCGCGACATGGCCACCGACACCGAAATCGACAACGAGGACGCCCAGAAGTTCTGGAGCGAGCTGGGCTTCGAGGAGACCTGGCGCGTGGTTCAGTACCGCAAACCGATCGCGGCGGCGCCAGGGAAGAAGTCGCGCCCGAGGCGCTGA